A single Drosophila ananassae strain 14024-0371.13 chromosome 3L, ASM1763931v2, whole genome shotgun sequence DNA region contains:
- the LOC6495506 gene encoding uncharacterized protein LOC6495506, which translates to MASFHFRSTEAAIFCISREALQTFILGITKTVYSKTNMELDDILAIKSLCDQNINKLQNNLLSYQREVEQVRKFLTERWEKVERVDGRLITLHDRLLTSLSDVNAYAVKLSLQIKLNRPGMLKDDEKHQVLSTREEAAKHSQRSAIEDAASIEKPYEQTLDCAVDLSKKHDLDERDLTSSPQNHSDSLVVSMHSSWVIGPPENLQPKMPPIKADPRPASSAKLPKIPIKPRERSLLPPSGGRQRTSNEIYEEIRKNMTDFPQKKVVTATVMNRNIADNCFFVAKWGPDSKPIQQLLEGKVPLEEVEQLPDYGDIFAVYDCSSSCIPRVVINAASEDGTYEAYLIDYGEHIRLMGNETIFQLPEHIKQLPAEAVKCHLTNGDVNSLSKFVYQDIELKILDNNGIDLVVELLDKNLKQVDLQKSTNELRFQIDSTKDSTNDSNNNLTSKDDINDYSEHSSEESTKDYTKASSEHSSKDSIKGSSNRDCSQDSSKIFDKESRVESLPQDRHSSFKATEEEMAILNEIEEGTSDPLKALLGYHPTDEQRICKFYDPELNGCFKGNSCRLVHEPFAPHGATKDVQVAGALPETEFDAPVAQQVGSKVRMQVTYINSPTEVYAQFIDGNTPLVWDKNDIPETKCSLKDKPHTLDIVLALYCDGCYYRAQIVDELDAEYKIFYVDYGNTEFVPLHHLAPCPDSERLKPYRAISCHIEGVYRSMNHRMSSEGVEFMKSKLLNMEMDVKLVARLPDGFLVRFLNEYSDVTQLLIKRGYAHPAEGPTRRYVEQEILDNDY; encoded by the exons ATGGCATCCTTCCATTTCCGCAGCACCGAAGCTGCCATATTTTGTATTTCCCGGGAAGCTCTTCAAACTTTCATCTTAGGAATTACAAAAACAGTATattcaaaaacaaacatgGAATTGGATGACATTTTGGCTATAAAGTCGCTGTGCGACCAGAATATCAACAAGTTGCAGAATAATCTACTCTCCTACCAACGCGAGGTGGAACAAGTGCGGAAATTTTTAACGGAGCGTTGGGAAAAGGTGGAGCGAGTGGACGGAAGACTTATCACTTTGCACGACCGCCTGCTGACCAGCCTCAGCGACGTTAATGCTTACGCCGTAAAACTGAGTCTGCAAATCAAGCTCAATCGTCCTGGTATGCTGAAGGATGACGAAAAGCACCAGGTGTTGTCAACGAGAGAGGAGGCGGCGAAGCATTCCCAGAGAAGTGCCATTGAAGACGCTGCTTCCATCGAGAAACCATACGAACAGACCTTGGACTGTGCTGTGGACTTGTCGAAAAAACATGACTTGGATGAAAGAGATCTGACCTCAAGCCCCCAAAATCACTCTGACAGCCTGGTCGTCTCCATGCATTCCAGCTGGGTGATAGGGCCGCCTGAGAACCTGCAGCCAAAGATGCCGCCAATCAAAGCCGACCCAAGACCGGCTTCTTCTGCAAAACTTCCCAAGATACCCATTAAGCCACGTGAACGAAGCCTTCTACCTCCTAGTGGCGGTAGGCAAAGGACAAGCAATGAAATTTACGAGGAAATCAGAAAGAATATGACTGATTTCCCACAAAAGAAAGTTGTAACGGCCACTGTGATGAATCGGAACATCGCAGACAATTGCTTCTTTGTGGCTAAATGGGGTCCCGATTCCAAGCCGATTCAGCAACTGCTGGAGGGCAAGGTTCCTCTTGAGGAGGTTGAACAACTGCCCGATTACGGTGACATTTTCGCTGTCTATGATTGCTCCAGTAGTTGCATTCCGCGTGTGGTCATCAACGCCGCATCCGAGGACGGCACCTACGAGGCTTATTTAATTGATTATGGCGAGCACATCCGACTCATGGGTAATGAGACTATCTTCCAGCTTCCGGAGCACATAAAGCAACTGCCGGCTGAAGCCGTCAAGTGTCATTTGACGAACGGCGACGTAAACTCGTTGTCGAAGTTTGTATACCAGGATATCGAACTAAAAATACTGGATAACAACGGTATAGATTTGGTGGTGGAACTGTTggacaaaaatttaaaacaagtCGATCTCCAAAAGTCTACTAATGAACTACGTTTTCAAATCGATTCCACCAAAGATTCCACAAACgattcaaataataatttgacTTCAAAAGATGACATTAATGATTATTCTGAACATTCCTCAGAAGAATCTACAAAAGATTATACAAAAGCTTCTTCAGAACATTCCTCAAAAGATTCTATAAAAGGTTCCTCAAACAGGGACTGCTCGCAGGATTCTAGCAAAATTTTTGATAAGGAATCAAGAGTTGAGTCATTACCACAAGATCGACattcctcttttaaagcaaccgaggAGGAAATGGCTATTCTAAATGAAATTGAAGAGGGCACCAGTGATCCTTTGAAAGCTCTTCTAGGCTACCATCCCACTGATGAGCAGCGTATTTGCAAATTCTACGATCCAGAGCTCAACGGTTGCTTCAAAG GCAACAGCTGTCGTTTGGTTCATGAACCGTTTGCACCACACGGTGCCACCAAGGATGTACAGGTGGCTGGAGCCCTGCCAGAAACAGAGTTTGATGCACCAGTGGCACAACAGGTTGGCAGCAAGGTGCGAATGCAGGTTACTTACATCAATAGCCCCACAGAGGTGTACGCCCAATTTATAGACGGAAACACACCTTTGGTGTGGGACAAGAATGACATTCCCGAAACCAAATGCAGCCTTAAAGATAAGCCGCACACTTTAGACATTGTGCTGGCTTTGTACTGTGATGGCTGCTACTATCGCGCCCAGATTGTTGACGAATTGGATGCCGAGTACAAAATATTCTATGTTGATTATGGCAACACAGAGTTTGTTCCGCTTCACCACTTGGCTCCCTGTCCAGATTCCGAAAGACTAAAGCCCTATCGTGCCATTAGCTGTCACATTGAGGGCGTTTATCGCTCAATGAATCATCGGATGTCCTCTGAGGGAGTTGAGTTCATGAAGAGCAAGTTGTTGAATATGGAGATGGATGTTAAGTTGGTTGCCCGACTTCCCGATGGATTCCTCGTTcgttttttaaatgaatattCTGATGTGACGCAACTCCTGATAAAGAGGGGATATGCCCATCCAGCAGAAGGACCAACCCGTCGATACGTCGAGCAGGAGATCTTGGACAACGACTATTAA
- the LOC6495126 gene encoding uncharacterized protein LOC6495126, with protein sequence MCDESTIRDCEPTTMRLPFNSYHIHLPLYIMDMVRVFQDHPKYCNGIQEEHILEMLEKEPFACGDLEAQVKTALLDLTAKGFIRFISNGYRTLGPIAKLANARSVRHFNMTWQRIAELQKVNCPSLEGSLSSGHCTQR encoded by the exons atgtgtGACGAAAGCACGATCCGGGACTGTGAGCCGACCACCATGCGGCTGCCCTTCAACAGCTACCACATCCATCTGCCCCTCTACATCATGGATATGGTGCGCGTTTTTCAGGACCATCCAAAATACTGCAATGGCATCCaagaggagcatatcctggaAATGTTGGAGAAGGA GCCATTTGCTTGCGGGGATCTGGAGGCCCAGGTGAAGACCGCCCTGCTAGACCTCACGGCCAAAGGATTCATACGTTTCATCAGCAATGGTTATCGCACCTTGGGACCCATTGCCAAACTGGCCAATGCCCGATCCGTGCGCCACTTCAACATGACCTGGCAACGCATCGCCGAACTGCAAAAGGTCAACTGCCCGAGCCTGGAGGGGTCCCTATCTAGTGGGCACTGCACCCAGCGCTGA
- the LOC6495507 gene encoding uncharacterized protein LOC6495507, with translation MHSPPAQSPILDVTETLSLHSDLDADFESNKKPTFSFPAPQSLRLPGIGFPGLVNNKGSVVSSASTLPAFEYIAPPGHAIQALEFPLMELNRVGMIGGGMFPGFMHRRVRGEKRPIPDAQKDAKYYERRKRNNEAAKKSRDARKVREDRIAFRAAILEQENSILRAQVIALRDELQTVRQLLGATTAGGMLTMARQV, from the coding sequence ATGCATTCACCTCCGGCTCAATCGCCCATCCTGGATGTCACCGAGACATTGTCGCTGCACTCCGACCTGGACGCGGACTTCGAATCGAATAAGAAGCCAACGTTCTCTTTTCCTGCTCCGCAGAGTCTCCGGCTGCCAGGAATCGGATTCCCTGGACTGGTCAACAACAAGGGATCCGTTGTATCCTCTGCCTCTACACTTCCTGCCTTTGAATATATTGCACCACCTGGACATGCCATCCAGGCTCTGGAATTTCCGCTCATGGAGCTCAATCGGGTGGGCATGATTGGAGGTGGAATGTTTCCGGGCTTCATGCACCGCAGAGTACGTGGCGAGAAGAGACCCATTCCAGATGCCCAGAAGGATGCCAAGTACTATGAGCGTCGCAAGAGGAACAATGAAGCGGCGAAGAAGTCGAGGGATGCCCGCAAGGTTCGCGAGGATCGGATTGCTTTCCGGGCTGCCATTCTCGAGCAGGAAAACTCAATACTAAGAGCTCAAGTGATAGCCCTGCGCGATGAACTGCAGACTGTCCGACAGCTCTTGGGAGCCACGACTGCCGGCGGAATGTTGACAATGGCCAGGCAAGTTTAG
- the LOC6495125 gene encoding cytoplasmic dynein 2 intermediate chain 1, with protein MSRNGTQTTSKPKARNELPRKATRSPATSEPKAPTPKPRKSLVRQPGSTEGDKIAKQTTIAATSSKKPALSPTTGKNKERERELVVAKRTTPSPGASRVSKPQPSVAKKASKTKPNAVLDTYHSVTVASPPQKRRVQSKQEQESQQPPIIDNVPPAPPRNRTFTRTLDPDEVVVLKRESAKQRNEVESLKSQPVKQPVAFEVKFEEAKKPDSESDHYSDDFESYESDFETDASTPEEDEEDDPSDHEGQEEKEEDQDEQSSSEDDVEEEEPEEEESEPTHNPITVIQRDKERERKLDSGHYDMRRKPVSSHQFDSFDTSSMANSEQLDSGISTSVGLEKPQSGEANVYYGGYSGFVSHPVHSRRGDELMAKLRFDQLNYHLFEMKPLSYEGFMQNYGKLNASQTATQTMSPLMDGECQTLEVHSRSSWTQHPPHYGGQLVLSCSGDGEEDETLRNHPSDTYDMSLSRLEKLHREEQARTQQQQQQRLAKTTDVERLNAFLHKATRLMSRVLNGKSKNSPITPRQVPLQTGLLNALPVRRIFGSSETGHLVVTVHECPKESNVYKEDFASLLMVWSLGNPSQPLRLLSTWAEVCRVTFSTEAPDIVVAGLRDGSIAMWDLRETHSYCSKLDGHLTHFAATHSVVPMLEQQKQSEATTMDLGAVVDVRSFRSQHKTGGLATTAGLQAAYKEVQYASLNDSGLLTMWTLVEGSASNNTNEFSSPWARVKLLQSGICDLRNYIQRRLLKSNQSAYEKTKSLFQGNIYSDDLLRELNETQTLSNALQGQGLQGLRFTSIDTGSELIYVCTNRNFVLCCTRSLKTERFSRIAVNESRFLFPTSLCVLSNESFVAVGLSNGSVVILNCNQRQRPLQKNHQRPMAGLPPPTAEPDPETGKSCAIQNIILNERRSFDQQMSPMDRCSYDVRPDTALELLERPRRSYERRVFDQQLLLSGNGLRQHLVQALILSSDGWQLSALTNGTLRSYDFHRDREVTTGMPTDNRTKVTDIAAARGAGSDQHLLILDSTGQVQMQPLDH; from the exons ATGTCGAGAAATGGCACTCAAACTACCAGCAAACCGAAA GCTAGAAATGAATTGCCCAGGAAAGCCACTAGATCGCCGGCAACAAGTGAGCCAAAGGCACCCACACCGAAGCCCAGAAAGTCGCTGGTCAGGCAACCAGGTAGCACGGAAGGAGACAAAATAGCAAAACAAACCACTATTGCAGCGACTTCAAGCAAAAAGCCTGCGCTGTCACCAACCACGGGGAAAAACAAGGAGAGGGAGCGGGAACTTGTAGTTGCTAAAAGGACAACTCCATCCCCAGGAGCTTCGCGTGTCAGCAAGCCGCAACCCTCGGTGGCAAAGAAAGCATCCAAAACCAAACCCAATGCAGTTTTGGATACTTACCACAGCGTAACGGTTGCCTCGCCACCGCAAAAGCGCAGAGTTCAATCTAAACAGGAGCAGGAATCACAACAACCGCCTATAATAGATAATGTCCCCCCTGCTCCCCCCAGAAACCGCACATTTACCCGCACCTTAGATCCAGATGAAGTGGTAGTACTCAAGAGGGAATCGGCCAAACAAAGAAACGAAGTTGAATCCCTGAAATCTCAGCCTGTGAAACAACCTGTGGCCTTTGAGGTCAAGTTCGAGGAGGCCAAAAAACCGGACTCTGAATCCGATCATTACTCGGATGACTTTGAATCCTATGAATCAGATTTTGAGACAGATGCCAGCACTCCCGAAGAGGATGAAGAAGATGATCCAAGCGATCACGAAGGCCAAGAGGAAAAGGAAGAGGATCAGGATGAGCAATCTTCCTCTGAAGATGACGTGGAAGAAGAAGAACCTGAAGAAGAAGAATCGGAACCCACCCATAATCCCATCACGGTAATCCAACGCGACAAGGAGCGGGAGCGAAAGCTGGACTCCGGACACTACGATATGCGCCGCAAGCCAGTGAGCAGCCACCAATTCGATAGTTTCGATACCAGTTCAATGGCCAACTCTGAGCAACTGGATTCCGGCATCAGTACTAGTGTAGGACTGGAGAAACCGCAGAGTGGTGAAGCCAACGTCTACTATGGTGGTTACTCCGGGTTTGTGTCACATCCGGTACACAGTCGTCGGGGTGACGAGCTGATGGCCAAGTTGCGTTTCGACCAACTCAACTACCACCTGTTCGAGATGAAGCCACTCAGCTACGAGGGATTTATGCAAAACTACGGAAAACTGAATGCAAGTCAAACGGCTACCCAAACGATGTCCCCCCTTATGGATGGTGAATGCCAAACGCTAGAGGTCCATAGTAGAAGTAGTTGGACGCAACACCCTCCACATTACGGAGGTCAACTGGTCCTCAGTTGTAGTGGCGATGGGGAAGAAGATGAGACATTAAGGAATCACCCATCTGATACCTACGATATGAGTCTCTCGCGACTGGAGAAACTTCATCGCGAGGAACAGGCTCGAacccagcagcaacaacagcaaagaTTGGCTAAAACCACGGATGTGGAGCGTCTGAATGCCTTTCTACACAAGGCCACTCGATTGATGAGCCGCGTCTTGAATGGTAAGAGTAAAAACTCACCAATTACTCCTCGCCAGGTTCCACTTCAAACTGGACTCCTGAATGCTCTGCCCGTGCGAAGGATCTTCGGCAGCTCTGAAACTGGCCATTTGGTGGTCACCGTACATGAATGCCCTAAGGAGAGCAATGTTTACAAGGAGGACTTTGCCAGCTTGTTAATGGTGTGGTCTCTAGGGAATCCCAGCCAGCCTTTACGCCTGCTGTCCACTTGGGCGGAAGTATGTCGGGTAACTTTCTCCACCGAAGCCCCGGACATTGTGGTGGCTGGACTTCGAGATGGGAGCATCGCTATGTGGGATCTACGCGAGACACACAGCTATTGCTCCAAGTTGGATGGTCACCTGACCCATTTTGCGGCCACACATTCGGTTGTACCTATGCTGGAGCAGCAGAAACAGTCAGAAGCGACAACGATGGATCTGGGTGCTGTGGTGGATGTGCGAAGCTTTCGATCTCAGCATAAAACTGGAGGACTAGCCACAACTGCGGGACTACAGGCTGCCTACAAGGAGGTCCAG TACGCCTCGTTAAATGACTCTGGGCTGCTTACCATGTGGACTTTGGTGGAGGGATCCGCGTCCAATAATACCAATGAGTTCAGTTCGCCATGGGCTCGGGTAAAGCTTCTCCAGAGCGGGATTTGTGATTTGAGAAACTATATACAAAGGCGGCTACTGAAAAGCAATCAGAGTGCCTACGAAAAGACCAAATCGCTGTTCCAGGGCAACATCTACAGCGACGATCTACTGCGGGAACTGAACGAGACCCAGACCCTGTCCAACGCTTTGCAGGGCCAGGGATTACAGGGACTGCGCTTCACCAGCATCGACACCGGCAGCGAACTCATCTACGTGTGCACCAACCGGAACTTTGTGCTGTGCTGTACGAGGAGCCTCAAAACGGAGCGCTTCTCTAGGATCGCCGTCAATGAGAGCCGTTTCCTGTTCCCTACCTCACTATGTGTCCTCTCCAACGAGAGTTTTGTGGCGGTGGGTCTGTCCAACGGGTCAGTGGTGATACTCAACTGCAATCAGCGTCAAAGGCCTTTGCAAAAGAATCACCAGAGACCCATGGCTGGTCTGCCGCCGCCCACAGCTGAACCCGATCCCGAGACAGGAAAATCTTGTGCCATCCAGAACATCATACTTAACGAACGGCGCTCCTTTGACCAACAAATGAGTCCAATGGATAGATGTTCCTACGACGTCAGACCCGATACGGCTCTGGAGCTACTAGAACGACCACGGCGATCTTATGAAAGACGCGTCTTCGACCAGCAGCTTCTATTAAGTGGCAATGGATTGCGGCAGCACCTGGTCCAGGCCCTAATCCTCTCCAGTGACGGCTGGCAACTCTCTGCGCTGACCAACGGAACTTTACGCAGCTACGATTTTCATCGGGATAGAGAAGTGACCACCGGGATGCCGACGGATAATCGCACCAAGGTGACTGACATTGCCGCCGCACGTGGTGCTGGAAGCGATCAGCATCTGCTCATCCTAGACTCCACTGGACAGGTGCAAATGCAGCCACTGGACCACTAG
- the LOC6495124 gene encoding transferrin, whose translation MHWLTLILVGLFASILSITQCVALEPPDDGKLRVCVVESRGSYRKTPKFCPLLEAKSNIECVIGVDRLDCVRRIHKGTAHFGVLTSEDLVAARWASVEILVASELRSHESNFEYEIVAVVDNNADIHSVHDLRGAQLCHPGYGLGNHWTEVLANYFESTLVTKTCNPELTVTEDRIASSARYFGPSCKAGPWVPDPKQDRILKARYPSLCQICYDPLNCDQNDKHWGRRGALYCLTSGGGNVAWARLDDVRSHFGFSGISAQANPSDYSYLCPDGHLQPINVTQPCVWVAKPWPVVAARRTHAAQIQRLVTGLSHDEQDSWQHALLSLLETYHVFTVPLDNVIAIDDYLDQATAFQSAYSFPECNPPRSIVFCTTSIIQHIKCSWLQEASQVYGVQPNIQCVRTMDVEQCLDDTKLKSTDVMLVDQEMRVKAQRDYNLVPLLYEFSTDMHDRYVTIALVHKDAKFQSFKDLNGARACLPSFEGAAHLSVQETIVNATGKVHSLHSYFHRNSCLWDPKKGRQCPLHYQGDEGALRCLAEGAEVAFISSDVYKKYMSGNLTSDWVARGKHKDFRLLCPYGGIERRSNFEFCYLHWTTRGHLMTHNSSLTRHNEIYNSLRDMDQLFGRKYKSETRPFTLFGIFDKRNNVLFRDTTDGLLGLQELHRDNAKRVMEHIYDRYTNTQYYKNFEESGAHYSSISCSLLLLFCLLCTMWRQFA comes from the exons ATGCACTGGCTTACATTAATTTTGGTGGGGCTGTTCGCCTCGATCCTATCAATAACTCAGTGTGTGGCTCTGGAGCCGCCGGATGATGGCAAAT TACGGGTTTGTGTGGTGGAATCGCGTGGCAGTTATCGGAAAACCCCAAAGTTCTGTCCCCTGCTGGAGGCCAAGAGCAACATCGAATGCGTCATCGGCGTGGACCGGCTGGATTGCGTGCGTCGCATCCACAAGGGTACTGCCCACTTCGGAGTGCTAACCTCGGAGGACCTGGTGGCGGCCAGATGGGCCAGCGTGGAGATCCTGGTGGCCAGTGAGCTTCGTTCGCACGAGTCCAATTTCGAGTATGAAATAGTGGCCGTGGTAGACAATAATGCTGATATCCATTCCGTGCACGATCTGAGAGGAGCACAATTGTGCCATCCAGGCTATGGACTGGGCAACCACTGGACCGAGGTTCTAGCCAAT TACTTTGAGTCCACTTTGGTCACGAAAACCTGCAATCCAGAACTCACTGTGACAGAGGACAGGATTGCTTCCTCAGCCAGATACTTTGGTCCTAGCTGCAAAGCAGGTCCTTGGGTTCCCGATCCCAAGCAGGATCGCATCCTTAAAGCGCGCTACCCCTCACTGTGCCAAATTTGCTATGATCCCCTTAACTGTGATCAGAACGACAAGCACTGGGGGCGACGTGGTGCTCTCTATTGTCTGACCAGTGGCGGAGGAAACGTGGCCTGGGCTCGACTCGACGACGTGCGCAGTCACTTTGGG TTCTCCGGCATATCGGCTCAGGCGAATCCCTCGGACTACAGCTACCTCTGCCCAGATGGCCACTTGCAACCCATCAATGTAACCCAGCCCTGTGTCTGGGTGGCCAAGCCATGGCCCGTGGTGGCTGCCCGTCGCACCCATGCCGCTCAGATCCAGCGACTGGTCACCGGACTGAGTCACGATGAGCAGGACAGCTGGCAGCATGCACTTCTCAGCCTGTTGGAGACATATCATGTGTTCACCGTACCCTTGGACAATGTGATTGCCATCGATGACTACTTGGATCAGGCTACCGCCTTTCAGTCAGCCTACAGCTTCCCCGAATGCAATCCCCCGCGCTCCATTGTCTTCTGCACCACCTCCATCATCCAGCACATTAAATGCTCGTGGCTGCAGGAGGCCTCTCAGGTGTATGGCGTTCAACCCAATATTCAGTGTGTGCGAACCATGGATGTGGAACAGTGCCTGGACGATACAAAACTGAAGAGCACTGATGTGATGCTTGTGGATCAAGAGATGCGCGTGAAGGCACAGAGGGATTATAATCTAGTGCCACTGCTCTACGAATTCTCCACGGATATGCACGATCGATATGTGACCATTGCATTGGTCCACAAGGATGCCAAATTCCAAAGCTTCAAGGATCTCAATGGTGCCAGAGCCTGTTTGCCCTCCTTCGAGGGAGCTGCTCATTTATCAGTTCAGGAGACCATTGTGAATGCGACAGGAAAAGTGCACTCTCTCCACTCGTACTTCCACCGAAACTCCTGCCTTTGGGATCCGAAAAAGGGTAGGCAGTGTCCTTTGCACTACCAGGGTGATGAAGGAGCTTTACGCTGTCTGGCGGAAGGAGCAGAAGTGGCCTTCATCAGCTCGGATGTGTACAAAAAATACATGAGCGGCAACCTTACCTCTGATTGGGTGGCACGCGGCAAGCACAAGGACTTCCGGCTTCTGTGTCCCTACGGAGGCATCGAAAGGAGGTCGAATTTTGAGTTCTGTTACCTGCACTGGACCACCCGAGGCCATCTTATGACCCATAATAGCTCTCTGACCCGGCACAATGAGATCTACAATTCCCTCCGGGACATGGATCAACTTTTTGGCAGAAAATACAAAAGCGAAACTCGCCCGTTCACCCTGTTTGGCATCTTCGACAAAAGAAACAATGTCCTTTTCCGAGACACCACGGATGGACTGCTGGGCCTCCAGGAGCTGCACCGGGATAACGCCAAGCGGGTAATGGAGCACATCTATGATCGCTATACCAATACTCAGTACTACAAGAACTTTGAGGAAAGTGGAGCCCATTATTCTAGTATAAGCTGCTCGCTGCTTCTACTGTTCTGCCTTCTGTGCACAATGTGGCGACAGTTTGCCTAG